One window of Uloborus diversus isolate 005 chromosome 3, Udiv.v.3.1, whole genome shotgun sequence genomic DNA carries:
- the LOC129218064 gene encoding 1-acylglycerol-3-phosphate O-acyltransferase ABHD5-like isoform X1, with amino-acid sequence MFNKSFLSWIRDWFRWCPTSDELIEQAEKKLLSYVKSSYELDFVTVTHTNKNKEEECKIRSLIVHKKSEKTATPLVLLHGFASGSALWVLNIDSLSQNRPLYTLDLLGFGRSSRPVFSSDPEIAESQFVDSIEQWRKKVHLDNFILLGHSMGGFIAASYAIKYPDKVKHLILADPWGFPEPDMTVRRIEIPLWVKVIAAMIRPFNPLAGLRVAGPLGPQLIQRLRPDLMGKFQPLIEDISDVSNYIYHCNAQTPSGETAFKAMNAHYGWAKRPMISRIFQLRHDIPITFIYGSRSWIDSNSGLQSAELRRTSCVKVKLIQGAGHHVYADKVHEFNKLVSTICKDADDECSDVKSLKEESPKSCMQEAALTENNSDSPSYDKSEVSVA; translated from the exons atgtAAAGAGCAGCTATGAATTAGATTTTGTTACTGTTACACACACCAACAAAAATAAGGAAGAAGAATGCAAAATTAGATCCTTAATTGTTCACAAAAAGTCAGAGAAGACTGCTACTCCACTGGTGCTTCTTCATGGTTTTGCTTCTGGTTCTGCATTGTGGGTTTTAAACATTGATAGTTTATCACAAAATAGACCTTTGTATACTCTTGATCTTCTTGGATTTGGACGAAGTTCAAGACCTGTGTTCAGTTCTGATCCTGAAATAGCTGAGTCGCAGTTTGTTGAta GCATAGAACAATGGAGAAAGAAAGTTCATCTTGATAATTTCATACTATTAGGCCATAGTATGGGTGGCTTTATCGCAGCATCTTATGCAATAAAGTATCCAGATAAAGTTAAGCATTTGATTCTGGCAGATCCTTGGGGGTTTCCAGAACCAGACATGACTGTAAGGAGAATAGAAATACCACTTTGGGTTAAAGTTATTGCTGCAATGATAAGGCCTTTTAACCCATTAGCTGGACTAAGGGTTGCTGGACCTTTAG GTCCGCAACTAATTCAGCGTTTGAGACCTGATTTAATGGGCAAATTTCAACCTTTAATTGAAGATATATCTGACGTCTCAAATTATATATACCATTGCAATGCTCAGACTCCTAG tGGAGAAACAGCTTTCAAAGCAATGAATGCACACTATGGATGGGCAAAAAGGCCGATGATAAGTAGAATATTCCAACTGAGACATGATATTCCTATCACTTTTATCTATGGATCAAGATCTTGGATTGACAGCAATTCTGGTCTTCAAAGTGCTGAGCTCCGCAGAACTTCATGCGTAAAAGTAAAG ctGATTCAAGGAGCTGGACATCATGTCTATGCCGATAAAGTTCATGAGTTTAACAAATTAGTTTCTACAATATGCAAAGATGCTGATGATGAATGCTCTGACGTGAAATCACTTAAAGAAGAATCCCCTAAAAGTTGCATGCAAGAAGCTGCGCTTACTGAAAACAACAGTGACAGCCCATCTTATGACAAATCAGAAGTATCTGTTGCATAA
- the LOC129218064 gene encoding 1-acylglycerol-3-phosphate O-acyltransferase ABHD5-like isoform X2: MSWIRDWFRWCPTSDELIEQAEKKLLSYVKSSYELDFVTVTHTNKNKEEECKIRSLIVHKKSEKTATPLVLLHGFASGSALWVLNIDSLSQNRPLYTLDLLGFGRSSRPVFSSDPEIAESQFVDSIEQWRKKVHLDNFILLGHSMGGFIAASYAIKYPDKVKHLILADPWGFPEPDMTVRRIEIPLWVKVIAAMIRPFNPLAGLRVAGPLGPQLIQRLRPDLMGKFQPLIEDISDVSNYIYHCNAQTPSGETAFKAMNAHYGWAKRPMISRIFQLRHDIPITFIYGSRSWIDSNSGLQSAELRRTSCVKVKLIQGAGHHVYADKVHEFNKLVSTICKDADDECSDVKSLKEESPKSCMQEAALTENNSDSPSYDKSEVSVA; this comes from the exons atgtAAAGAGCAGCTATGAATTAGATTTTGTTACTGTTACACACACCAACAAAAATAAGGAAGAAGAATGCAAAATTAGATCCTTAATTGTTCACAAAAAGTCAGAGAAGACTGCTACTCCACTGGTGCTTCTTCATGGTTTTGCTTCTGGTTCTGCATTGTGGGTTTTAAACATTGATAGTTTATCACAAAATAGACCTTTGTATACTCTTGATCTTCTTGGATTTGGACGAAGTTCAAGACCTGTGTTCAGTTCTGATCCTGAAATAGCTGAGTCGCAGTTTGTTGAta GCATAGAACAATGGAGAAAGAAAGTTCATCTTGATAATTTCATACTATTAGGCCATAGTATGGGTGGCTTTATCGCAGCATCTTATGCAATAAAGTATCCAGATAAAGTTAAGCATTTGATTCTGGCAGATCCTTGGGGGTTTCCAGAACCAGACATGACTGTAAGGAGAATAGAAATACCACTTTGGGTTAAAGTTATTGCTGCAATGATAAGGCCTTTTAACCCATTAGCTGGACTAAGGGTTGCTGGACCTTTAG GTCCGCAACTAATTCAGCGTTTGAGACCTGATTTAATGGGCAAATTTCAACCTTTAATTGAAGATATATCTGACGTCTCAAATTATATATACCATTGCAATGCTCAGACTCCTAG tGGAGAAACAGCTTTCAAAGCAATGAATGCACACTATGGATGGGCAAAAAGGCCGATGATAAGTAGAATATTCCAACTGAGACATGATATTCCTATCACTTTTATCTATGGATCAAGATCTTGGATTGACAGCAATTCTGGTCTTCAAAGTGCTGAGCTCCGCAGAACTTCATGCGTAAAAGTAAAG ctGATTCAAGGAGCTGGACATCATGTCTATGCCGATAAAGTTCATGAGTTTAACAAATTAGTTTCTACAATATGCAAAGATGCTGATGATGAATGCTCTGACGTGAAATCACTTAAAGAAGAATCCCCTAAAAGTTGCATGCAAGAAGCTGCGCTTACTGAAAACAACAGTGACAGCCCATCTTATGACAAATCAGAAGTATCTGTTGCATAA